Proteins encoded in a region of the Quercus lobata isolate SW786 chromosome 8, ValleyOak3.0 Primary Assembly, whole genome shotgun sequence genome:
- the LOC115958111 gene encoding 18.1 kDa class I heat shock protein-like: MALSLFGGRRSNVFDPFSLDIWDPFEGFSAVASVPPSARETTAFATARIDWKETPEAHIFKADLPGLKKEEVKVEVEDGNVLQISGERSKEHEEKNEKWHRVERSSGKFMRRFRLPENAKVDQVKANMENGVLTVMVPKEEQKKPAVKAIEISG, encoded by the coding sequence ATGGCGCTCAGTCTTTTCGGTGGCCGAAGAAGCAACGTGTTCGACCCTTTCTCACTGGACATCTGGGACCCATTTGAGGGCTTCAGTGCTGTAGCCAGCGTTCCTCCCTCAGCTCGTGAAACCACAGCTTTTGCTACAGCACGCATTGATTGGAAGGAAACCCCAGAGGCACACATTTTCAAGGCTGATCTTCCGGGTCTGAAGAAGGAGGAAGTGAAAGTTGAGGTTGAGGATGGTAATGTATTGCAAATAAGTGGGGAGAGGAGCAAAGAGCACGAGGAAAAGAATGAGAAGTGGCACAGGGTTGAGAGGAGCTCTGGCAAGTTTATGAGGAGGTTTAGGTTGCCAGAGAATGCGAAGGTGGATCAGGTGAAGGCTAATATGGAGAATGGAGTGCTCACAGTGATGGTGCCTAAGGAAGAGCAGAAGAAGCCTGCGGTCAAGGCCATCGAGATCTCTGGCTAA